CTCCTACTGTGTGCTGGGCACCGCGTGGCGCCCCGCCGAAAGCTGATCACAGGCTCCACTGGCGCAGTTCCCGCGCGATGTCGTGCACGGACGCCTCACCGCTCTTGACCAGTCGGGCCAGTTCCCGGACCTGTTCGGGCGAGGTGACGACCTTGAGGCCGCTCGCCACGAGATAGGCGTAGGCGACAGCGGAGGCGAACAGGGCGTTGGAGCGCTCCAACGCCGGTACGTGGATCAGGAGTTGGAGCAGGGCGGCGGCCCGGGCGTGCGGGCTGTCGTAGACCGGGACGTCGAAGATCTCGGCCTCGTGGCGCGCGACGGCGGCGACGAGGGCGCCCCAGTCGGTGACCTGGGGGTCTCCCGGGGTCTTCTGGTCGGCGAGCATGAGAAGCCAGGCGAGGTCGATCCTGAGGTGGCTCAACGGATCAGCGGCGACCTTCGCGCGAGCCCTCGCGTTCCCCGCCCAGTTCCTCGGCGAAGACGTTCTCGTACTGCTTCATGAAGTCGGCGGCGGCCTCCACGAAGGTGTGGCCGACCTCCCCGGTGTCCTGCTTGACGAGTTCTTCGATGTAGCGGTTGACACTCATCCCGCGGGCCAGAGCGCGTTCGCGAGCAGCGCGGGCGGTGCCCTCGTCCACTCTCACGTTCAGCTGGGTCTTCGCCATACCTCGACGCTAGCGCCGGAGTGCTAGCAGGGGCAAGGGCATGCCCACGGACCCCGCCCCTTAAGCGTGCCCCTTACACGGAAATCAGGGACCCGACCTGCGATGGAGAACGACCGGCACCGCAGGAGGATTTCGGATGTGGGGTGGATCACACTACCCTCTGCCGGGACCGAGGAGTCGGTACGTCCTTGAGGAGGCGGCCTTGTCCACACCCGCAGCGGAGCACGCCCCGGGCCATGCGTCGGCCGACGGGATCGCGGCCCGCGCCCACGGTCTGACCAAGGCGTACGGCTCGGGCGAGACATCGGTGATCGCCCTGGACTCGGTGGACGTGGAGATCGCGCGCGGCCGGTTCACCGCGGTCATGGGTCCGTCGGGGTCCGGGAAGTCCACGCTGATGCACTGCCTGGCCGGGCTGGACACCGTGTCGGCCGGCCAGGTCTGGCTCGGCGACACCGAGATCACGGGGCTGAAGGAACGTGATCTGACGCGGCTGCGGCGGGACCGGATCGGGTTCATGTTCCAGTCGTTCAACCTGATCCCCACCCTGAACGCCGCCGAGAACATCACCCTGCCCATGGACATCGCGGGCAAGAAACCCGACGAGAAGTGGCTGGACCAGGTCATCGACACCCTGGGGCTGCGGGACCGGCTCAAGCACCGGCCCGCCCAGCTCTCCGGCGGCCAGCAGCAGCGGGTGGCGTGTGCCCGGGCGCTGGCCTCCCGGCCCGAACTGATCTTCGCCGACGAGCCGACCGGCAACCTGGACTCGCGGGCCGGTCTGGAGGTCCTCGGCTTCCTGCGCGAGGCCGTCGACGAACTGGGCCAGACCGTCGTCATGGTCACCCATGACCCGGGCGCCGCCGCCCACTCCGACCTGGTCCTCTTCCTCGGGGACGGACGGATCGTGGACGAGATGGAGCGGCCCACGGCGGAGGCCGTGCTGGAACGCATGAAGCGGTTCGACGTGATCCGCGGGCACCACGAGGAGAGCCCGCCACCCGGGGCCGCACCCGCGGACGCCCCTTCCCTCGACAAGGACTGAGGCCGTGCTGAAGGCGACGCTCCGCAGCTTCCTCGCCCACAAGGGACGGCTGCTGCTGTCCGCGCTGGCCGTCGTCCTGTCCGTGGCGTTCGTCGCGGGCAGCCTGATCTTCTCGGACACGCTCAGCCGCACCTTCGACCGGCTCTTCGCCTCGACCGCGCCCGATGTCACGGTCAGCCCGCGCGAGGAACTGGACGAGGCGATCCCCTCCGGCATGACGGCCACCCTGCCCGCCTCGCTCCTGGACCGGGTGTCCGGGATCGACGGGGTCGCCGACGCGCGCCTGGAGGCCGAGGTCCAGAACATCACCGTCGCCGACAGCGAGAACGAGGCGGTCGGCTCGACCACCGGTGCCCCCACCATCGGCACCGACTGGAGCCCTGGTCCGCGCAGTCCGGTCGAACTCACCTCGGGGCACGCCCCGCACGGCGCGGGCGAGGCCCTGCTCGACTCGGAGTCCGCCGACCGCAAGGACCTGAAGATCGGTGACACGCTCAGCGTCATCGGACCGCAGGGCACCTTCAAGGTCCGGCTCGTCGGTATCGCCACGTTCACCACCACCAACCCCGGGGCGACCCTGCTCTTCCTGGACACCCCGACCGCGCAGACCAAGCTGCTGGGCGACGCGGACGCGGCCACCGGCATCTCCGTGGACGCGGAAGACGGTGTGAGCGACGCGCAGTTGAAGCAGCGCGTCGCCGCCGCGATCGGCACCGGCGACTACGAGATCCGGACCGCCGACGAGCAGGCCAAGTCCGACGTCGAGTCACTGGGCGGATTCCTCGACGTCATCAAGTACGTCATGCTCGGCTTCGCGGGCATCGCCGTCCTCGTCGGTGTTTTCCTCATCGTCAACACCTTCTCGATGCTCATCGCCCAACGGACCCGGGAACTGGGCCTGTTGCGGGCGCTGGGTGCCGACCGGCGCCAGGTGCGCCGCTCGGTGCTGACCGAGGCGATGCTGCTCGGTGTGGTCGGCTCGACGCTGGGCCTCGCGACCGGGATCGGGCTCGCCGCCGGGCTCATCGCGCTGATGAACACACTCGGCATGAACATCAGGTCGAGCGAGATGGTCATCGGCTGGGGCACGCCGGTCGCCGCGTACGTCGTCGGCGTGGGCGTCACCTTCGTGGCGGCGTACCTTCCCGCCCGGCGCGCGGCCGGTGTCTCGCCCATGGCCGCGCTGGCGGACGCCGAGATCGCGGGCGTGGGGCGGCCGTTGAAGATGCGCGCCCTGGTGGGCGGCGTCGTCTTCGGGGCCGGCGCGGCAGCCCTGCTGGGCTGTGTCCTCTCCTCGGACACGTCGTCGGCGGCGTCCCTGCTGGGCCTCGGTGTCGTCCTGACGCTGATCGGCACCGTGATCGCGGGACCGCTCCTCGTGCGCCCGGTGATCCGTGTCCTCGGCGGGGCGTTCCCCGCACTGTTCGGCTCGATCGGCCGGATGAGCCAGCGCAACGCCCTGCGCAACCCTCGCCGCACCGGCGCCACCGCGGCCGCGTTGATGGTCGGACTCGCCCTGGTCGGCGGCATGTCCGTGGCCAGCGCCTCCATGACCAAGTCCTTCGACCAGCAGATCGACGACACGCTGGGCGCCGACTTCGTCATCCAGAACAGCAACTTCGTGCCCTTCCCGCAGGAGGTCACCGAGAAGGTCCGTGACACGGACGGCGTGGGGCTAGTGGTCCGCTCGCAGTTCGCCCCGGTCGCCGTACGCCTGCCGGACGGCGACCGCGTCAAGACGACCGCGGCGGCCTACGACCCTCAGCTCGACGACGTAGCCAACATCAAGTACGCCCAGGGCGACACCGCGGCCGCGCTCGCCTCCGGAAGCATCGCCATGGACGCGGACTTCGCACGCGACCACGACGTGCGGATCGGCTCCACGATCCCCGTGGAGTTCCAGGGCCGCAAGACGGCCGAACTGACCGTGGGCGCCCTCACCGACCAGGAGTCCGCGGAGGGCTTCGGGACGCAGGGCGGCATCTACTTCGGCCTGGACACGCTCCAGCGCTACGCGCCCGGCGGGCAGGACTCGGGGCTCTATGTGAACGCCGCCTCCGGCACCGGCTCGGACAAACTGCGCGCGAACCTGGAGAAGACGCTCGACCCGTATCCGCAGGTCCAGGTGCGCGACATCGCCGACTACAAGGACCTGGTCCACGACCAGATCGCCGTCCTGCTCTACCTCGTGTACGCACTGCTCGGGCTCGCGATCGTGATCGCGGTGCTCGGCGTGGTCAACACCCTCGCCCTGTCGGTCGTGGAGCGCACCCGGGAGATCGGGCTGCTGCGCGCCATCGGACTCGCCCGGCGTCAGCTGCGCCGGATGATCCGCCTGGAGTCGGTGGTGATCGCGGTGTTCGGCGCGGTCCTCGGGCTGGCGCTGGGCCTGGTGTGGGGGGTGTGCGTCCAGCAGGTGCTGGCGTTGCAGGGCATGCCGGCGCTGGCGATCCCGTGGGGCACGATCGTCGCGGTCGTGGTCGGCTCGGCGGTGGTGGGTGTCGTGGCGGCGCTGTTGCCGGCGTTGCGGGCGTCGCGGATGAACGTGCTGACGGCCATCGCGCACGAGTGAGGCGCGGTGGCGGCCGTCTCCGGCGGGTGATGGAATCGGTGTGATCTCAAGTCGCCCGCGAACGAGGAGAGTTCATGCCGCGTCCGTTCCGCTTCGGTGTCAGCTTCATCGACCCGGCGCCCTCCGACGAGTGGCGGGCCAAGTGCCGCCGGGCCGAGGAGCTCGGGTACGACGTGATCCTCGTCCCCGACCACCTGGGCATGCCCGCCCCGTTCCCGGCGCTGGTCGCGGCGGCCGGGGCGACCGAACGGCCGCGGCTGGGCACGTTCGTGCTCAACGCGGGTTTCTGGAACCCGGCGTTGCTCGCGCGCGAGGTGGCCACGACCGACGCGCTGACGGGCGGGCGCCTCGAACTCGGGCTCGGCACCGGGTACGTACAGGCGGAGCACGACGCGGCCGGGCTGCCCTTCGGCTCGCCACGCGCGCGCGTGGACCATCTTCAGCGCACCGTCGAGGAGTTGGGGCGGCTGCTGGACCCCAAGGTGCCGCTGCTGCTCGGCGGCAACGGCGAGCGGATGCTGGGGCTCGCCGCCGAGCACGCCGACATCGCGGCCTTCACGGGAGCGTCCCTGGTGCCGGGAAGCACCGAGGGGAAGCTGGTGCCGATGGCGGGCGCGGACTTCGCGGCACGTCTCGCCCGGTACAAGGAGCTGGCGGCCGGCCGCAAGGAGCCGGCCGAGCTGAACCTGCTCATCCAGATGGTGGCCGTCACCGACGACCGCGCGGCCGCCGTGGCACCGCTCGTGGCACGGGTGCCGGACGCGACCGTGGAGCAGGCGCTGGAGCTGCCCATCCTCCTGCTCGGCACCCTGGAACAGATCACCGCGCAGGTGCTGGCCCAGCGCGACACGTACGGCTTCACCTACCTGACCGTCCTGGAGCCGTACATGGAGGCGTTCGCGCCGGTCGTCGCCGAGCTGGGCGGCAAGTGACCGTCCGCATGCTGAAATTCGGCGCGTACCCGTCCGGCGTGCGTGATGGGATCGTCGTATGACGGAACTGCATCTTCGGGCCGCCGCGCCCGCCGACCTCGACGCCGTGCTGGCGTTCTGGAAGATCTCCGCCGAGGGCACGAGCATCAGCGACGACCGGG
Above is a window of Streptomyces sp. NBC_00490 DNA encoding:
- a CDS encoding ABC transporter ATP-binding protein; the encoded protein is MSTPAAEHAPGHASADGIAARAHGLTKAYGSGETSVIALDSVDVEIARGRFTAVMGPSGSGKSTLMHCLAGLDTVSAGQVWLGDTEITGLKERDLTRLRRDRIGFMFQSFNLIPTLNAAENITLPMDIAGKKPDEKWLDQVIDTLGLRDRLKHRPAQLSGGQQQRVACARALASRPELIFADEPTGNLDSRAGLEVLGFLREAVDELGQTVVMVTHDPGAAAHSDLVLFLGDGRIVDEMERPTAEAVLERMKRFDVIRGHHEESPPPGAAPADAPSLDKD
- a CDS encoding fic family toxin-antitoxin system, toxin component codes for the protein MSHLRIDLAWLLMLADQKTPGDPQVTDWGALVAAVARHEAEIFDVPVYDSPHARAAALLQLLIHVPALERSNALFASAVAYAYLVASGLKVVTSPEQVRELARLVKSGEASVHDIARELRQWSL
- a CDS encoding toxin-antitoxin system HicB family antitoxin, which codes for MAKTQLNVRVDEGTARAARERALARGMSVNRYIEELVKQDTGEVGHTFVEAAADFMKQYENVFAEELGGEREGSREGRR
- a CDS encoding ABC transporter permease encodes the protein MLKATLRSFLAHKGRLLLSALAVVLSVAFVAGSLIFSDTLSRTFDRLFASTAPDVTVSPREELDEAIPSGMTATLPASLLDRVSGIDGVADARLEAEVQNITVADSENEAVGSTTGAPTIGTDWSPGPRSPVELTSGHAPHGAGEALLDSESADRKDLKIGDTLSVIGPQGTFKVRLVGIATFTTTNPGATLLFLDTPTAQTKLLGDADAATGISVDAEDGVSDAQLKQRVAAAIGTGDYEIRTADEQAKSDVESLGGFLDVIKYVMLGFAGIAVLVGVFLIVNTFSMLIAQRTRELGLLRALGADRRQVRRSVLTEAMLLGVVGSTLGLATGIGLAAGLIALMNTLGMNIRSSEMVIGWGTPVAAYVVGVGVTFVAAYLPARRAAGVSPMAALADAEIAGVGRPLKMRALVGGVVFGAGAAALLGCVLSSDTSSAASLLGLGVVLTLIGTVIAGPLLVRPVIRVLGGAFPALFGSIGRMSQRNALRNPRRTGATAAALMVGLALVGGMSVASASMTKSFDQQIDDTLGADFVIQNSNFVPFPQEVTEKVRDTDGVGLVVRSQFAPVAVRLPDGDRVKTTAAAYDPQLDDVANIKYAQGDTAAALASGSIAMDADFARDHDVRIGSTIPVEFQGRKTAELTVGALTDQESAEGFGTQGGIYFGLDTLQRYAPGGQDSGLYVNAASGTGSDKLRANLEKTLDPYPQVQVRDIADYKDLVHDQIAVLLYLVYALLGLAIVIAVLGVVNTLALSVVERTREIGLLRAIGLARRQLRRMIRLESVVIAVFGAVLGLALGLVWGVCVQQVLALQGMPALAIPWGTIVAVVVGSAVVGVVAALLPALRASRMNVLTAIAHE
- a CDS encoding LLM class F420-dependent oxidoreductase, with translation MPRPFRFGVSFIDPAPSDEWRAKCRRAEELGYDVILVPDHLGMPAPFPALVAAAGATERPRLGTFVLNAGFWNPALLAREVATTDALTGGRLELGLGTGYVQAEHDAAGLPFGSPRARVDHLQRTVEELGRLLDPKVPLLLGGNGERMLGLAAEHADIAAFTGASLVPGSTEGKLVPMAGADFAARLARYKELAAGRKEPAELNLLIQMVAVTDDRAAAVAPLVARVPDATVEQALELPILLLGTLEQITAQVLAQRDTYGFTYLTVLEPYMEAFAPVVAELGGK